The following are encoded together in the Salvelinus fontinalis isolate EN_2023a chromosome 38, ASM2944872v1, whole genome shotgun sequence genome:
- the LOC129837713 gene encoding carcinoembryonic antigen-related cell adhesion molecule 2-like isoform X1 → MVASVVIFLTMAKLSETVSGATITITSNPPMIEGGSITLTCDAAGFNITREWMKDGHPVSSGDNIILSEDKRVLSIKKRTDSREYLCRVSNPVSSENASDTVNVIYGPDGMEIKGPTKIEVGQKFTLTCSTDSNPPASYTWVLNGTKIPGHSPEFTKQKSEYSDSGDYTCTATNDVTGNKISVVLKLSVKAVGSLTPDGLSVVVITGIVIIVLLVVEVAVSVAVYFIKTNISYAEPMQRGGSQQPVYENPSPVYENPSPVYENPSPVYENPSPVYENPSPVRENTLQNQSPPLPLTDFKSTYDTRIMQ, encoded by the exons AAACAGTATCTGGTGCTACTATCACAATTACCTCAAACCCACCAATGATCGAGGGGGGTTCTATCACTTTAACCTGTGATGCAGCTGGCTTCAACATCACCAGAGAGTGGATGAAGGATGGTCATCCTGTGTCTTCTGGCGACAATATCATATTATCTGAGGATAAGAGAGTGCTGTCCATAAAGAAGAGAACAGACAGTCGAGAATACCTGTGTAGAGTCAGCAACCCTGTCAGCTCTGAAAATGCCAGTGACACTGTGAATGTAATCT ATGGACCTGATGGTATGGAAATCAAGGGTCCAACTAAAATAGAAGTAGGACAGAAGTTTACATTGACCTGCTCTACTGACTCCAACCCCCCTGCTAGTTACACCTGGGTGCTTAACGGGACAAAGATACCTGGACATTCCCCTGAGTTCACTAAACAGAAGAGTGAATACTCTGACAGTGGGGATTACACCTGTACAGCAACAAATGATGTCACCGGAAACAAAATATCTGTGGTCCTTAAACTGTCAGTAAAAG CGGTGGGCTCTCTAACTCCAGACGGACTGTCTGTTGTTGTCATCACTGGGATTGTGATTATAGTGTTGCTGGTTGTGGAAGTGGCAGTTAGTGTTGCAGTCTATTTCATCAAGACAAATAT AAGCTATGCAGAGCCAATGCAGCGAGGAG GCTCTCAACAACCTGTATATGAGAACCCATCACCTGTGTATGAGAACCCATCACCTGTGTATGAGAACCCATCACCTGTTTATGAGAACCCATCACCTGTGTATGAGAACCCATCACCTGTGCGTGAAAACACACTACAAAATCAATCTCCGCCTCTACCCCTGACA GACTTCAAGAGTACCTATGATACTAGGATAATG CAGTAA
- the LOC129837713 gene encoding carcinoembryonic antigen-related cell adhesion molecule 2-like isoform X2, with protein sequence MVASVVIFLTMAKLSETVSGATITITSNPPMIEGGSITLTCDAAGFNITREWMKDGHPVSSGDNIILSEDKRVLSIKKRTDSREYLCRVSNPVSSENASDTVNVIYGPDGMEIKGPTKIEVGQKFTLTCSTDSNPPASYTWVLNGTKIPGHSPEFTKQKSEYSDSGDYTCTATNDVTGNKISVVLKLSVKAVGSLTPDGLSVVVITGIVIIVLLVVEVAVSVAVYFIKTNISYAEPMQRGGSQQPVYENPSPVYENPSPVYENPSPVYENPSPVYENPSPVRENTLQNQSPPLPLTDFKSTYDTRIM encoded by the exons AAACAGTATCTGGTGCTACTATCACAATTACCTCAAACCCACCAATGATCGAGGGGGGTTCTATCACTTTAACCTGTGATGCAGCTGGCTTCAACATCACCAGAGAGTGGATGAAGGATGGTCATCCTGTGTCTTCTGGCGACAATATCATATTATCTGAGGATAAGAGAGTGCTGTCCATAAAGAAGAGAACAGACAGTCGAGAATACCTGTGTAGAGTCAGCAACCCTGTCAGCTCTGAAAATGCCAGTGACACTGTGAATGTAATCT ATGGACCTGATGGTATGGAAATCAAGGGTCCAACTAAAATAGAAGTAGGACAGAAGTTTACATTGACCTGCTCTACTGACTCCAACCCCCCTGCTAGTTACACCTGGGTGCTTAACGGGACAAAGATACCTGGACATTCCCCTGAGTTCACTAAACAGAAGAGTGAATACTCTGACAGTGGGGATTACACCTGTACAGCAACAAATGATGTCACCGGAAACAAAATATCTGTGGTCCTTAAACTGTCAGTAAAAG CGGTGGGCTCTCTAACTCCAGACGGACTGTCTGTTGTTGTCATCACTGGGATTGTGATTATAGTGTTGCTGGTTGTGGAAGTGGCAGTTAGTGTTGCAGTCTATTTCATCAAGACAAATAT AAGCTATGCAGAGCCAATGCAGCGAGGAG GCTCTCAACAACCTGTATATGAGAACCCATCACCTGTGTATGAGAACCCATCACCTGTGTATGAGAACCCATCACCTGTTTATGAGAACCCATCACCTGTGTATGAGAACCCATCACCTGTGCGTGAAAACACACTACAAAATCAATCTCCGCCTCTACCCCTGACA GACTTCAAGAGTACCTATGATACTAGGATAATG TAA